Proteins from a genomic interval of Papaver somniferum cultivar HN1 chromosome 4, ASM357369v1, whole genome shotgun sequence:
- the LOC113272891 gene encoding uncharacterized protein LOC113272891 has translation MIEEALSHKQSQDERQQILSMKRSIDSPFTNRIKQFRPPLNFILPQFKEFFDGRNGDPVEHVQHFQASMSLWGFSDELLCRTFPMTLNDAGESIIDITRRFRQEVSEVGKVDPGLVIKAYKNALDYDEFGIYNSLTVHPVVTLKELYDRADRYGRDQKEKKEKLSRAKGPEVEGHVKQKQHLEVGSKKKNLDNTRSRTGNGEESRRDQGKEKEKFTSINIGLGELFKKVKDSLPVPKPMSEETKDKRDRGKYCAYHRDHGHNTESCRILVTEVQKMVGEGNGGDSIIGVSLQVPPHLSSTILEK, from the exons ATGATTGAAGAAGCGTTGTCCCATAAACAGTCCCAGGATGAGAGACAACAAATCTTATCAATGAAAAGATCGATAGATTCACCGTTTACTAACAGGATAAAGCAGTTTCGACCACCTCTAAATTTCATCCTGCCTCAATTTAAAGAATTCTTCGACGGGAGGAATGGCGATCCAGTGGAACACGTCCAACATTTTCAAGCTTCGATGAGTCTATGGGGATTCAGTGACGAGTTACTTTGCAGAACCTTTCCGATGACTTTGAATG ATGCTGGTGAAAGTATTATTGATATTACAAGGAGGTTTCGCCAGGAAGTTAGTGAAGTTGGAAAAGTTGATCCTGGACTCGTAATAAAAGCGTACAAGAATGCATTAGATTATGACGAGTTTGGAATTTACAATTCTCTAACAGTTCATCCGGTCGTAACCCTCAAAGAATTGTACGACCGAGCCGATAGGTATGGTAGAgatcagaaagaaaagaaagaaaagttgtCACGTGCAAAAGGCCCAGAGGTCGAAGGACACGTCAAACAAAAACAACATTTAGAGGTCGGttcgaaaaagaaaaatcttgatAACACCCGAAGTAGAACCGGAAACGGAGAAGAATCAAGAAGAGATCAAggtaaagagaaagagaaatttaCAAGTATAAACATTGGGCTGGGAGAACTCTTCAAAAAGGTCAAAGATTCTCTTCCTGTTCCAAAGCCAATGTCAGAAGAAACgaaagataaaagagatagaggtAAATATTGTGCGTATCATCGAGATCATGGACATAACACCGAATCTTGTCGAATTCTAGTGACGGAAGTTCAGAAAATGGTTGGTGAAGGCAACGGTGGAGATTCAATcatcggagtgtctttgcaggtaccccctcaTCTTTCATCTACAATTCTGGAGAAGTAA